A window of Solea senegalensis isolate Sse05_10M linkage group LG20, IFAPA_SoseM_1, whole genome shotgun sequence contains these coding sequences:
- the cdk6 gene encoding cyclin-dependent kinase 6 has product MDRESIGTQYEQVAEIGEGAYGKVYKARDLKNGGRFVALKRVRVQTEEEGMPLSTIREVAVLRQLEAFEHPNVVRLFDVCTVSRTDRETKLTLVFEHVDQDLTTYLEKAPDPGVPPETIKDMMYQLLQGLDFLHSHRVVHRDLKPQNILVTSGGQIKLADFGLARIYSFQMALTSVVVTLWYRAPEVLLQSSYATPVDLWSVGCIFAEMFRRRPLFRGNSDVDQLGKIFDVVGVPSVEDWPQEVALPQSAFTPRRPKPIEDLVPDMDEQGQALLMQFLAFNPSRRISAFAALSHPYFQSVDSHSRSVYAAQPIPSNKPTMEERTA; this is encoded by the exons atgGACAGAGAGAGTATTGGCACGCAGTATGAGCAGGTGGCCGAGATCGGAGAAGGCGCCTATGGAAAAGTGTACAAGGCGAGGGATCTGAAGAACGGGGGTCGCTTTGTAGCCCTAAAAAGAGTTCGAGTCCAGACGGAGGAAGAGGGGATGCCTCTCTCCACTATCCGGGAGGTGGCGGTACTGAGGCAGCTTGAAGCCTTCGAGCACCCCAATGTTGTCAG GTTGTTTGATGTGTGTACAGTCTCTCGGACTGACCGAGAAACCAAACTCACGCTGGTCTTTGAGCATGTGGATCAGGACCTGACCACCTACCTGGAGAAGGCCCCTGACCCCGGAGTGCCACCCGAGACCATCAAG GATATGATGTACCAGCTGCTCCAGGGCCTGGACTTTCTGCACTCGCACCGCGTAGTCCACCGTGACCTAAAACCCCAGAATATACTGGTCACCAGTGGGGGACAGATCAAACTGGCCGACTTCGGCCTAGCCCGCATCTACAGCTTCCAGATGGCGCTCACCTCTGTG GTGGTGACGCTGTGGTACAGAGCTCCAGAAGTCCTGCTCCAGTCCAGTTACGCCACACCGGTGGACCTGTGGAGTGTCGGGTGCATCTTTGCTGAGATGTTCAGGAGAAG gCCGCTGTTTCGAGGGAACTCGGACGTCGATCAGCTGGGCAAGATTTTTGA TGTTGTTGGGGTACCCTCAGTAGAGGACTGGCCCCAGGAGGTGGCCCTGCCACAGAGTGCCTTCACCCCTCGGCGCCCTAAGCCAATAGAAGACCTGGTTCCAGACATGGACGAACAAGGACAGGCCCTCTTAATG caaTTCCTTGCCTTCAACCCTTCCAGGAGGATATCAGCCTTTGCTGCGCTGAGCCACCCGTACTTTCAGAGCGTGGACAGCCACAGTAGGAGTGTGTACGCAGCCCAGCCCATCCCCAGCAACAAGCCCACTATGGAGGAGAGGACTGCCTGA